The Thioalkalivibrio nitratireducens DSM 14787 DNA segment AGCATCAACGCCGACGGCTACCTCGAGACCGACCTGGACAGCCTGCAGGACACGCTGGGCGGCGAAACCGAAGTCGGCATCGACGAAATCGAGGCCGTACTGCACTGGATCCAGCAATGCGACCCGGTCGGCGTAGGCGCACGCAACCTGCGCGAGTGCCTGTCCATCCAGTTGCGCAGCCTCCCTCCGGCGACGCCCGAGCGCGACGCCGCGCTGAGGGTGGTCGCAGATGGGATGGACCACTTGGCACGGCACGATTTCAAGGGCTTGCAACGCGCACTCGGCCTGAGCGAAGCAGAACTGGCCCGGTCCTTGGAACTGATCCGCACGCTGAACCCCCGGCCCGGCAGCCAGATCAGCAACCAGCCCCCGGAATACGTGACTCCGGACGTCTACGTGCGCCGGGACGGCACCGGCTGGCGCGTGGACCTGAACCCCGAGATCGCGCCACGGATCCGCATCAACAGCCTGTACGCCGGCATGGTGCGTCGGGTCAGCGACGCCCGCGACAGCGCCTTCATGCGTAACCAGTTGCAGGAGGCGCGCTGGTTTCTGAAAAGCCTACACAGCCGCAATGAAACGCTGCTGCGGGTCGCGCGTGCGATCGTCGAGCGCCAGACCGGATTCCTGGAACAGGGCGAGGTGGCGATGCAGCCGCTGATCCTGCGCGATATCGCTGAGGCACTGGGGATGCATGAGTCGACGATCTCCCGGGTCACCACACAGAAGTACATGCATACCCCGCGCGGCGTGTTCGAGTTCAAGTATTTCTTCTCGAGCCACGTGGGCACCCGCGACGGCGGCGAATGCTCCGCGACCGCGATCCGTGCGATGATCCGCCAATTGATCAGCGAAGAACCTCCCGATCGCCCAATGAGCGATTCCAGACTCGCCCAGGTCCTGTCGGACCGGGGCATCAACGTGGCCCGGCGTACCGTGGCCAAGTACCGCGAGGCAATGAACCTGCCGCCATCGAGCGAACGACGGCAGCTCGTCTAGCGCTCGCGTTCCCACCCATGAAAGGAGTGTGAGT contains these protein-coding regions:
- a CDS encoding RNA polymerase factor sigma-54; translated protein: MLKSSLNLQLGQTLTMTPQLQQAIRLLQLSTLELQLEVQQALESNPMLELAEDANTSDGTPETETGPETEASAPDQPGDGESWDTTDYGSSTGQRSESDDRDPFENQAGAGGGLHEHLLWQLHLSPLNDADRRIGAALIDSINADGYLETDLDSLQDTLGGETEVGIDEIEAVLHWIQQCDPVGVGARNLRECLSIQLRSLPPATPERDAALRVVADGMDHLARHDFKGLQRALGLSEAELARSLELIRTLNPRPGSQISNQPPEYVTPDVYVRRDGTGWRVDLNPEIAPRIRINSLYAGMVRRVSDARDSAFMRNQLQEARWFLKSLHSRNETLLRVARAIVERQTGFLEQGEVAMQPLILRDIAEALGMHESTISRVTTQKYMHTPRGVFEFKYFFSSHVGTRDGGECSATAIRAMIRQLISEEPPDRPMSDSRLAQVLSDRGINVARRTVAKYREAMNLPPSSERRQLV